CACGTCCTTTTGGTATTCGCTCCTCTGGCCTTCCAAATTGAACCTTCCCAGTCCGATCGGAGAATTTCCGAAAATCAAGGCAGAGTTGAACGTGGCCTGGTCATAACTGGATTTTGCGGATTTCGCATGTTCTGCGGATATGATGCTATATCCGAGAGCGACAGCGAATGTTCCTCCATAGATCCATCCCGTTTTTTTACGATCCGCATAGATATGCCCCCAACCAGGCAATACTGCGGATCTCCAGACTAGGCTCCACCGACTTCTGGTCGGCTTAGGAGGCGGGACAAAAACGGGCTCTTGCGGAACTTCAGGAATGACAGGGATCTCCTCCTGAGCGGATTGAGGCTGCTGGATGTTCTGGATTTTTTTCTCCTCTTCCTGCCGGATTTTCTTCTCTTCTTCTTTCGTAACTTCCTTGTAAATGACCTTTAAAATGGACTTTTTGGGGATGGTAACGAGCCTACCGTCTTCCCCCTTTACCTGTATATTTTTTTCGTTTTGAGTGATCACAGTCCCTTTTACCGTACTTCCATTTCGAAGTAGGATGGACTGCACTGCAATCAATTGGCTGGAAAATAGAAGAAGGATTAGCGGAGTTCCGTATCTGGCGGCACTGAGAATTCGTAGAAACATTTTTGTCTATGCAACTTTTTGACAAAAATACACTCCTCTCCTTCCGTCGCATAGGAGTTTTTCGGGGAGTTAAGTTAGTTCTACGGAATTTTAGTTCTTATCAACAAGGAGATCCTTTTTTTTCGCGGTCGGACATTCCATTCGGAGAAAATTCCTGCCTTCAGACGAGAGAATTCCCGGAATAAAATCCCTCCATCACTTTTGCAAGAAGATCCGGACGATCATGGTGCATATTGTGGCCCGCTTCTTCC
The genomic region above belongs to Leptospira fletcheri and contains:
- a CDS encoding LA_0442/LA_0875 N-terminal domain-containing protein, with protein sequence MFLRILSAARYGTPLILLLFSSQLIAVQSILLRNGSTVKGTVITQNEKNIQVKGEDGRLVTIPKKSILKVIYKEVTKEEEKKIRQEEEKKIQNIQQPQSAQEEIPVIPEVPQEPVFVPPPKPTRSRWSLVWRSAVLPGWGHIYADRKKTGWIYGGTFAVALGYSIISAEHAKSAKSSYDQATFNSALIFGNSPIGLGRFNLEGQRSEYQKDVKQYNQSLAILGTVYLVQLVHSYFTGGTWAAEETVVSADGTPVRNGFQWNAGYDRVPTSVFTSTSFANGWYGKALYGEVRYSTLF